Genomic segment of Steroidobacter denitrificans:
CGCTCGAAAAAGATCCGCTCGGCTATTCTCCCGAGCTCTGGACTGAAATGGCCAGTATGGGCATGACGGCAATGCCGCTGCCCGAAGCCTACGGAGGCAGCGGGCTGGGCATGGCCGAGATCGTAACGCTGGCTCGGGAGATCGGCCGCGTTATGCTCCCTAGTCCCTATATCCCAACGGTAATGCTTGCAGGGGGCATTCTGGTTGCGCTCGGCAACGACGAACAGAAGCGGCGCTACCTGCCCCGCATCGCCCGGGGCGAAGCTGTCCTGAGCTTTGCACTGCAGGAGGCAGGCGGAGGCTTCGGTACAAATGGTATCGCGGCTTCCGCCCGCGCCGCGAAGGGAGGCGGATTCATACTGAACGGCCAGAAGCGGTTCGTCGAGTTTGCACCCGCCGCCGAGCGCATCATCGTAGCGGCACGATCCGGCGATGCGGATTCGGCAGGAAACGACGGATTGATACTATGTTCGGTCGACCCGGAAGATTCCCGCGTCACCCTGAAACCCATCCGGACCCTGGCGCGCGATCGTCAGTGCCATATCGAGTTTGACGATGTAACAGTCGCCAAGGAGGACGTGATTGGCACACCGGGACAAATATGGACCAGCTTGAACGGCGTCATCCAACGTGCCGTCGTCGCGTTCTCCGCCTGCATGCTGGGCGCATCGGAGCGCGCACAGGAACTCGGCAAGGACTATG
This window contains:
- a CDS encoding acyl-CoA dehydrogenase family protein; protein product: MNIDLTPEQEELKSAVRRFLERECSLQVVAALEKDPLGYSPELWTEMASMGMTAMPLPEAYGGSGLGMAEIVTLAREIGRVMLPSPYIPTVMLAGGILVALGNDEQKRRYLPRIARGEAVLSFALQEAGGGFGTNGIAASARAAKGGGFILNGQKRFVEFAPAAERIIVAARSGDADSAGNDGLILCSVDPEDSRVTLKPIRTLARDRQCHIEFDDVTVAKEDVIGTPGQIWTSLNGVIQRAVVAFSACMLGASERAQELGKDYACQRIQFGKPIAAFQAIQHHLAQMVIENTAVETMIYYAAWNLDKGNPAQAEVARAKLAAGNAVRFTTSKSAEIYGGMGFVDEVDIAYYLRRGKQWQLQMGDPRYWEEALIHALYALPAA